In Drosophila simulans strain w501 chromosome 3R, Prin_Dsim_3.1, whole genome shotgun sequence, a single window of DNA contains:
- the LOC6728297 gene encoding rRNA 2'-O-methyltransferase fibrillarin, producing MESKSKRRSLTISTHEGEVPGKSTHPEDSKITANHFANPTKKTSIKSPIKNSEEPSMKPESKSAIASIWDIESAGGDSMQSHCQSVGNVEGQGQEQEVMLETSIFTGTSERIEPHRHYGVYLLRNRFDAIQLLTRNTSSSADDYGEQRVISEYREMRCEFRVWSPFQSKLAAGIMGGVSDLHLQIGSKVLYLGAGFGRSVSHISDIVGESGMVYAVEQIPWAGRQLTALANRRSNIVPIVEDATMPYKYRYEVPACIDIIFADLPPSILIRALMLNARHFLNPGGHFVSYLHSPNSQGVVFNKDSFAAERRLLKEKQLEPKEMVLLEPFKAGYAFVVGVYTRKDVTL from the coding sequence ATGGAATCCAAGTCCAAGCGGCGATCCCTTACAATCAGTACTCATGAAGGAGAAGTTCCTGGAAAGTCCACCCACCCTGAGGACTCGAAAATTACAGCTAATCACTTCGCAAATCCCACAAAAAAAACTTCCATCAAGAGCCCCATCAAGAACTCCGAAGAACCATCGATGAAGCCAGAATCCAAGAGCGCTATTGCCTCCATATGGGACATTGAATCCGCAGGAGGGGATTCAATGCAAAGTCATTGTCAAAGTGTAGGTAACGTTGAAGGTCAAGGTCAGGAGCAAGAGGTCATGTTGGAGACTAGCATATTTACTGGAACCTCAGAACGCATTGAACCGCACCGACATTACGGCGTCTATTTGTTACGCAACCGCTTCGACGCCATCCAATTGCTCACCAGGAATACGAGCTCCAGTGCGGATGACTACGGCGAGCAGAGGGTCATTTCGGAATACCGGGAAATGCGCTGTGAATTCCGAGTCTGGTCTCCCTTCCAATCCAAACTGGCAGCTGGAATAATGGGTGGTGTCAGTGATTTGCATCTGCAAATTGGCTCAAAGGTCCTATACTTGGGAGCTGGATTTGGTCGATCGGTGTCCCACATCTCGGATATAGTGGGTGAATCCGGAATGGTTTATGCTGTGGAGCAGATTCCTTGGGCTGGTAGACAGCTGACCGCACTGGCCAATCGTCGTTCAAATATCGTACCCATAGTCGAGGACGCTACCATGCCATATAAATACCGTTATGAGGTTCCCGCCTGCATTGACATTATCTTCGCTGATCTTCCGCCTTCGATTCTCATTCGAGCTCTGATGCTAAACGCTAGACACTTTCTGAACCCCGGTGGTCACTTTGTGTCCTATTTACATTCGCCTAATAGTCAAGGTGTGGTTTTTAATAAGGATTCCTTTGCCGCCGAGAGGAGACTCTTAAAGGAGAAGCAGCTGGAACCAAAAGAAATGGTTCTATTGGAGCCCTTTAAGGCCGGTTACGCCTTTGTTGTGGGCGTGTACACACGTAAGGATGTTACCTTGTAG
- the LOC6728300 gene encoding EF-hand calcium-binding domain-containing protein 1 codes for MKLDLTMNDRFNQRFQSVYGGLVPQIARLVPFNDSEVTCILLIYYKYSLQNGPSARRITSSQFVNIVIGFQQLYDMDVVDRIVTLIAGGRKHVTPMEFVNYMTILMSRDMERKMEFAYMVYDKNGMGINREIISSSVERFFAGDDDEILEMRLDMVDFLLLKFDEDQDGYISFEEYRSIVLQQPRLLEFLGPIFPSDETRLVVAYCTAIYSHIPEMGTL; via the exons ATGAAGTTGGACCTCACCATGAACGACCGTTTCAATCAGCGGTTTCAGTCGGTTTATGGCGGACTGGTTCCCCAGATCGCTCGACTGGTGCCCTTCAACGACTCTGAGGTGACCTGCATCCTGCTGATCTACTACAAGTATAGTCTCCAGAATGGGCCCTCTGCTCGCCGAATAACATCCAGCCAGTTTGTGAACATCGTGATCGGGTTCCAGCAGCTATACGACATGGACGTGGTGGATCGCATCGTAACCCTAATCGCAGGTGGCAGGAAACACGTGACGCCCATGGAATTCGTCAACTACATGACCATCCTAATGTCCCGCGACATGGAACGCAAAATGGAGTTTGCATATATG gTTTACGACAAAAATGGCATGGGCATTAATAGAGAGATCATTTCATCTTCGGTCGAGAGGTTTTTCGCCGGGGACGACGACGAGATACTCGAGATGCGACTG GACATGGTCGATTTTCTACTCCTCAAATTTGATGAAGACCAAGACGGCTACATCTCATTTGAGGAGTATAGATCGATCGTGTTGCAGCAGCCGCGTCTGCTGGAGTTTCTGGGTCCCATCTTTCCCTCGGACGAGACGCGTCTGGTGGTGGCGTACTGCACTGCCATATACTCTCACATACCCGAAATGGGCACGTTGTAG